In Drosophila bipectinata strain 14024-0381.07 unplaced genomic scaffold, DbipHiC1v2 scaffold_77, whole genome shotgun sequence, the following are encoded in one genomic region:
- the LOC122321223 gene encoding histone H2B-like, which translates to MPPKTSGKAAKKAGKAQKNITKNDKKKKRKRKESSAIYIYKVLKQVHPDTGISSKAMSIMNSFVNDIFERIAAEASRLAHYNKRSTITSREIQTAVRPLLPGELAKHAVSEGTKAVTKYTSSK; encoded by the coding sequence ATGCCGCCGAAAACCAGTGGAAAGGCAGCCAAGAAGGCTGGCAAAGCTcagaaaaatataaccaagaacgataagaagaagaagcgcaaGAGGAAGGAAAGCTCTGCCATCTACATCTACAAGGTTCTGAAGCAGGTCCACCCAGACACTGGAATTTCGTCTAAAGCTATGAGTATAATGAACAGCTTCGTGAACGATATCTTTGAGCGTATTGCTGCTGAGGCATCGCGTCTGGCGCATTACAACAAGCGCTCGACCATCACCAGTCGGGAAATCCAAACGGCTGTTCGCCCTCTCCTGCCTGGAGAGTTGGCCAAGCACGCCGTCAGTGAAGGAACCAAGGCTGTCACCAAGTATACAAGCTCCAAGTAG
- the LOC138927732 gene encoding myb-like protein Q, giving the protein MTLTLATLPPSPLTPINNNIINNNGNDDDNGYDNDNDNDVIGNDNVNGTTIHAIITFTATVNVTVTVAVTVIVNIDITIIGTIINIQLDQQQQQHRQQWCYYQQNQQEQPQLLQQQQQQQQQQIWWQHHQNQQQQQQQPLPLSMPMPPPPPPPPPLAPLTTATATITNQQQQANQLILSHPQHQPSFIYMNEPNHPQQHIISQMQHQQQHQQQQLQQQQQQQQHHHQRQQQQQQQLRQRQQQQQQQQQLQNHTTQNDTNPNDKINIKNNNNNTNINSNKRDSIKSIFSPNSSVSDSETNEYDNNNIKKKQKQKQKSVHNTETNDMAAQLMDILDVDQLGGLLDELHQLRTENTILKSQLNENDNNDNINNDNIHKSIITSNMPIIRKRIHNKSNDSDEDFPQLIKKSKIKTPSSPPPLLQQSSSALDRHQHRHQSIAKNYYRDLVMDDPRHLIYNTCQ; this is encoded by the exons ATGACACTGACATTGGCAACACTACCACCATCGCCATTGACGCC AATTAATAACAACATCATCAACAATAATGGCAACGACGACGACAACGGctacgacaacgacaacgacaacgacgtCATCGGCAATGACAACGTTAATGGCACCACCATCCATGCCATTATCACGTTCACAGCCACCGTCAACGTCACCGTCACAGTCGCCGTCACCGTCATTGTCAATATCGACATCACCATCATTGGAACAATTATTAACATT caactagatcaacagcaacaacaacatcgacAACAATGGTGTTATTATCAACAAAATCAACAAGAACAGCCACAATtgttgcaacagcaacaacagcagcaacaacaacaaatttgGTGGCAACATCATCAAaatcaacagcaacagcaacagcaaccgcTGCCGCTGTCGATGCCGatgccaccaccacccccgccaccaccaccattgGCACCattaacaacagcaacagcaacaataacaaatcaacaacaacaagctaaTCAGCTTATATTATCTCATCCCCAACACCAACCATCATTCATTTATATGAATGAACCAAATCATCCCCAACAACATATCATATCACAAatgcaacatcaacaacaacaccagcagcagcagctgcaacaacagcagcagcagcagcagcatcatcatcaacgacagcagcagcagcagcagcagctgcgtcaacgacagcagcagcaacaacaacaacaacaactgcaaaaTCATACAACACAAAATGATACTAATCCAAATGACaagattaatattaaaaataacaataacaatactAATATTAATAGCAATAAAAGAGATAGCATAAAAAGCATATTTTCACCAAACTCTTCAGTTTCCGATTCGGAAACAAATgaatatgataataataatattaagaagaagcaaaaacaaaaacaaaaatcagttCATAATACAGAAACCAATGATATGGCTGCCCAATTAATGGACATATTGGATGTAGATCAATTGGGTGGCTTGCTCGATGAGCTGCACCAATTGAGAACTGAAAATACAATATTGAAAAgccaattaaatgaaaatgataataatgataatatcAATAATGATAATATACATAAATCAATTATAACATCCAACATGCCCATTATTAGGAAACGTATAcataataaatcaaatgatTCAGATGAGGACTTTCCtcagttaataaaaaaatcaaaaataaaaacgccaTCGTCACCGCCACCGTTGTTGCAACAATCGTCGTCGGCATTGGATCGTCACCAACATCGACATCAATCAATCGCCAAAAATTACTATCGTGATTTGGTGATGGATGATCCAAGGCACCTTATATACAACACATGCCAATAA